The Lonchura striata isolate bLonStr1 chromosome 12, bLonStr1.mat, whole genome shotgun sequence genome includes a region encoding these proteins:
- the RAB43 gene encoding ras-related protein Rab-43: MPGAAALGAGPDPEESYDFLFKLVLIGDASVGKTCLVQRFKTGAFSERQGSTIGVDFTMKSLEIQGKRVKLQIWDTAGQERFRTITQSYYRSANGAILAYDISKRGSFLSIPRWIEDVRKYAGSNIVQLLIGNKSDLSDLREVQLEEAQSLAEHYDNIICAIETSAKDSSNVEEVFVKMATELMMRHGGPMFSEKNTDSIKLDSKDVVEGWGCGC, translated from the exons ATGCCCGGAGCGGCCGCGCTGGGCGCCGGCCCCGACCCCGAGGAGAGCTACGACTTCCTCTTCAAGCTGGTGCTGATCGGCGACGCCAGCGTGGGCAAGACCTGCCTGGTGCAGCGCTTCAAGACCGGGGCCTTCTCCGAGCGGCAGGGCAGCACCATCGGCGTGGACTTCACCATGAAGAGCCTGGAGATCCAGGGCAAGCGGGTGAAG CTGCAGATCTGGGACACGGCGGGCCAGGAGAGGTTCAGGACCATCACGCAGAGTTACTACCGCAGCGCCAACGGGGCCATCCTGGCCTACGACATCAGCAAGAGGGGCTCCTTCCTGTCCATCCCTCGCTGGATCGAGGATGTCAGGAAGTATGCTGGCTCCAACATCGTGCAGCTACTGATTG GAAACAAGTCTGACCTAAGTGACCTTAGAGAGGTTCAGCTGGAAGAAGCTCAGAGCCTGGCTGAACACTATGACAACATCATCTGTGCCATAGAGACCTCGGCGAAGGACTCCAGCAACGTGGAGGAGGTGTTTGTGAAGATGGCCACAGAGCTGATGATGAGGCACGGAGGGCCCATGTTCAGTGAGAAGAACACTGACAGCATCAAGCTTGACAGCAAAGACGTTGTGGAAGGCTGGGGGTGTGGTTGCTGA
- the GP9 gene encoding platelet glycoprotein IX: MELLAVLGCALLLPRALAEDCPSPCSCWSLGEPWGTGVDCSSRGLRALPALPRLTRSLRLHNNSLAAIPAGALDSLGHLQELQLWDNPWHCDCHILYLKLWLQDFSAPALARLRCASPARLRMKALGQLTGNDLGVCTRLLPTKCLQFFWRDLALIAGAIITLLLVAWALKFSKKLVCQLSLRRRRLRRNIPKTHKVL; this comes from the coding sequence ATGGAGCTGCTGGcggtgctgggctgtgccctgctgctccccagggccCTGGCCGAGGATTGTCCATCCCCGTGCAGCTGCTGGTCCCTGGGGGAGCCCTGGGGGACAGGGGTGGACTGCAGCTCGCGGGGGCTGCGCGCcctgcccgccctgccccgcctGACCCGCAGCCTGCGCCTGCACAACAACAGCCTGGCCGCCATCCCCGCCGGAGCCCTGGACAGCCTGGGccacctgcaggagctgcagctctgggacaaCCCGTGGCACTGCGACTGTCACATCCTGTACCTgaagctctggctgcaggattTCTCCGCGCCCGCGCTCGCCCGCCTCAGGTGCGCCAGCCCCGCTCGGCTGAGGATGaaggccctggggcagctgacTGGGAATGATCTGGGCGTTTGTACCAGGCTTCTCCCAACCAAGTGTCTCCAGTTCTTCTGGAGAGACCTCGCTTTAATTGCTGGGGCGATAATTACCCTCCTTTTAGTGGCATGGGCTCTGAAGTTCTCCAAAAAGCTGGTGTGCCAGCTCAGCCTCAGGAGGCGGCGGCTGAGGAGGAACATCCCCAAAACACACAAGGTACTGTGA
- the LOC110470663 gene encoding haloacid dehalogenase-like hydrolase domain-containing 5, whose product MRRALPPLRALLGAARPPRLPARRGMRGPLAGRSGHSALSVLPSFGFLFDIDGVLVRGRTPIPAARTAFQKLVNSQGQFLVPVVFVTNAGDCLRQKKADQLSHLLGVPISQDQVMMSHSPLRMFKSYHEKCVLVSGQGPLLDIAQDLGFCQPITIDTLREKRPLLDAVDHDRRPNVLSPSAVELPKIEAVVLFGEPVRWETSLQLIIDVLLTSGYPGNPYGQENYPHIPVLACNMDLMWVAEAQSPRFGHGTFMVCLENIYKKITGKELKYEALMGKPSRLTYQYAEHLIRAQALQRSWEQPIQTLYAVGDNLMTDVYGANLYNRYLQESSRTGSKPRLQAKASAGRAPALLPQAHEPGLSWQNELAPAAAARCRSVLVCTGVYSPHGEVALPTRDSITENVFHGHRDFTFDPGLVEPDHIVPDVDAAVDLVFQLENFAPH is encoded by the exons AtgcgccgggcgctgccgccgctgcgCGCCCTGCTCggggccgcccgcccgccgcggctCCCGGCGCGCCGGGGGATGCGCGGCCCCTTGGCCGGGCGGAGCGGGCACAGCGCg CTCAGCGTGCTGCCATCCTTTGGATTTCTCTTTGACATTGATGGGGTGCTGGTGCGAGGGAGGACCCCCATTCCTGCTGCCAGAACAGCCTTTCAAAAGCTGGTCAACTCTCAGGGACAGTTCCTGGTGCCCGTGGTCTTTGTCACCAATGCAGGCGACTGCCTGCGCCAGAAAAAAGCTGACCAGTTGTCTCACCTGCTGGGGGTTCCC ATTTCCCAAGATCAAGTGATGATGTCACACAGTCCTCTGCGGATGTTCAAGAGTTATCATGAAAAATGTGTCCTGGTATCTGGACAAGGACCCCTTCTTGATATTGCTCAAGA CCTTGGTTTCTGCCAGCCCATCACCATTGACACCCTGCGGGAGAAACGCCCTCTGCTCGATGCAGTTGACCATGACAGAAGGCCCAACGTTCTG TCCCCATCTGCTGTGGAGCTTCCCAAGATTGAGG CTGTGGTGCTGTTTGGGGAGCCAGTCAGATGGGAGACCAGCCTGCAGCTGATAATTGATGTTTTGCTGACAAGTGGCTATCCTGGAAATCCCTATGGGCAGGAAAACTACCCTCACATTCCCGTGTTGGCCTGTAACATGGACCTGATGTGGGTGGCTGAGGCACAGTCCCCAAG GTTTGGCCATGGCACGTTCATGGTTTGCTTGGAAAACATTTACAAGAAGATCACTGGCAAGGAGCTGAAGTACGAGGCGTTGATGGGCAAGCCCAGCAGGCTGACATACCAGTATGCAGAGCACCTGATCCGTGCCCAGgccctgcagaggagctgggagcagcccatCCAAACCCTCTATGCTGTGGG GGACAATCTGATGACGGATGTGTATGGAGCTAACCTGTACAACCGCTACCTGCAGGAGAGCTCCAGGACAGGCTCCAAACCCCGTCTGCAGGCCAAGGCTTCAGCAGGcagagcccctgccctgctcccccagGCCCACGAGCCTGGCCTCAGCTGGCAGAACGAGCTggcacctgcagctgctgcccgcTGCAGGTCTGTGCTGGTCTGTACTGGGGTGTACAGCCCCCACGGCGAGGTGGCCCTGCCCACCAGGGACAGCATCACTGAGAACGTCTTCCACGGCCACAGGGATTTCACCTTCGACCCCGGCTTGGTGGAGCCAGACCACATTGTGCCAGATGTGGATGCTGctgtagacctggtcttccagCTGGAGAACTTTGCACCTCATTGA